The Zavarzinella sp. sequence CGCACGCACTGTCGCCGGAATGGATGCCCGCCTCTTCAATGTGCTGCATCACCCCACCAATCAGGGTTCTGCCGGTGTGGTCGCGAACGCAATCGACATCCACTTCCACAGCGGAAGGCAGGAATTTATCGATCAGCAACTGCTTGCCACCGGAAGCTTCCAGTGCATCGCGGGCGAACTGATTAAATTCTTCAACGGTGTCGACAATTTTCATGGCCTGCCCACCCAGCACGAAGCTGGGGCGGACCAGCACTGGAAAGCCCAGGCTGCGGGCGATATGCAGGGCTTCCTGCAAATCTTGCGTGGTGCCGCTTTCAGGCTGCTTCAAGCCCAGATCGACGATTACCTGCTTGAATTCTTCCCGATTTTCTGCCAGGTCGATACTTTTGACACTGGTGCCAATAATTTTTACGCCATTATTTTCCAGCGCTTTCGCCAGGTTCAGTGGGGTTTGCCCACCAAACTGCACAATCACGCCTTTCGGCTGCACCCGATCGCAGATATTCAGCACATCTTCCACGGTCAGTGGTTCAAAAAAGAGGTGGTCACTGATGTCGTAGTCGGTGCTGACCGTTTCCGGATTCGAATTGACCATAATTGCTTCGTAACCATTTTGGCGCAAAGCTTTTACGGCTTGAACACAGCAATAGTCGAATTCAATCCCCTGCCCAATCCGGTTGGGCCCACCACCAAGGATGATAATCCGTTCCTTCTGTGGGTCAAAGGGCAGCATTTCATCTTCGGGTGGCAGCACTTTTCCGGCACGGTTGGCATCATTGCTTTCTGGTTGCACCAGTAAGGCAGGTGCCTCGTAAGTGCTGTAATAGTATGGAGTTCTGGCAGCGAACTCGGCGGCACAGGTATCGACCAGCTTATAAACCGCACGGATTCCCAGGTCGATTCGCTTGCGACGCACCTCTTTGTCGTTGCAGCCGAACAGATTGGCCAGTTGAATATCCAGGAACCCATTCTGCTTGGCTTTCAGAAGCAGGTCGAAATCGGCATTTTCCAGCGAGCCGCACGCACTCAGTTCCTCTTCAACTTCCACCAGAATCTGGATTTGCCGCAGAAACCACGGATCAATAAACGTGCGTCGCTGGATATCTTCCAGGGACATGCCCGCTTTGTAGGCATACCGGATATACCAGGCACGTTCTGCATTGGGGGTGGACAGTTTTGCAACAATTTCTTCCTGCGTGGGTGGCTTTGCCGATGTCCACAGGTCGAAACGGTCGCACCCCAGGCCAAATCGCCGCACTTCCAGACCCCGTAAGGCTTTCTGGAACGATTCGCGGAAATTCCGGCCAATCGCCATCGTTTCCCCCACCGATTTCATCTGGGTGGTGAGGCGTTCATCCGCACCAAAGAAGCGGTCGAAGTTGAATCGTGGGATTTTCGTTACCACGTAATCAATCGTGGGCTCAAAACAGGCGGAAGTATCGCGGGTAATATCGTTGCGAAGTTCATCCAGCGTGTAACCCACGGCCAGCTTGGCAGCAATTTTCGCAATCGGAAAGCCAGTGGCCTTCGAAGCCAGCGCACTCGACCGAGAGACGCGGGGATTCATTTCAATTACAATCATCCGACCATTCGCCGGATTGATCGCAAATTGAATGTTCGAACCACCCGTTTCAACACCGATTTCGCGGATAATTGCTTTGGCAGCATCGCGCATCCGCTGGTATTCTTTATCCGAAAGCGTTTGTGCGGGTGCCACGGTAATGCTGTCGCCGGTGTGCACACCCATCGGATCGAGATTTTCGATAGAGCAGATAATCACCACGTTATCTGCTTTGTCCCGCATCACTTCCAGTTCGTATTCTTTCCAGCCAATGACCGATTCTTCCACCAGCACCTGCGTGGTGGGGGAAAGTTCCAGCCCGTGGGACAACAAATTAATGAATTCCTCACGATTATAGGCGATGCCACCCCCTGTGCCGCCCATGGTGAAGCTGGGACGCAGCACGCACGGCAGGCCGATCTCTTCGATCAGGGCCAGCCCGTCTGTTAAGGTGGTGACCACCTTGGATTTGGGCACATCCAGACCAAGTTTGATCATGGCGACTTTAAATTTGTCGCGGTCTTCGGCCTTATCGATCACATCGGGCTTGGCCGCAATCATTTCGACGCCGAACTTTTCCAGGATCTTGTGTTCGTGCAGTGCCATCGCCGTATTGAGTGCCGTTTGCCCACCCAACGTGGGGAGCAGTGCGTCCGGACGCTCCTTTTCGATGATTTTTGCCACCACTTCCCAGGTGATTGGCTCGATATAGGTCTGGTCGGCCATTTCCGGGTCGGTCATGATGGTGGCCGGGTTGGAATTCACCAACACCACTTCAAAACCTTCTTCCCGCAGTGCTTTGCAGGCCTGCGTGCCGGAGTAATCAAACTCGCACGCCTGCCCAATAATAATGGGGCCAGAACCAATCAGAAGGATTTTTTTAATGTCGGTGCGCTTCGGCATGGTGCAGAACGTTGTACAGCTAAGGGTTCGTGGAAAGCAGTTAATAACTTAACTGATTTACAAATTATGCCTGTTGAAACCAATAAGAATCTGCAAAGGTGGGAGCCCGAACAATTAGATACTTGTACAAATATCGAAAATGTTCCACGTGGAACACTGATGTCCGTACGAATGTCATTGCATCCAGTGTGCTTTACAGCCGATCCAGCGGACTTTGTACCCCACTGGCACCCCGTTGCAGCACGTGGGTGTAAATCATGGTCGTACTGATATCAGAATGACCCAGCAACTCCTGCACGGTTTGAATGTCGTAACCTGCTTCCAGTAAATGAGTTGCGAACGAATGCCGAAAAGTGTGGCACGACACTTTTTTGGTTATTGTGGATGAATCGACCGCCAGCTTGACTGCTTTCTGCAACGAAGTTTCGTGAATGTGGTGCCTTCCGAAAACACCCGGTTTCTGCGGATCGCTGCTGATTCTGGGCGAAGGAAACAGATATTGCCACTTCAATTCCCCACCTGCGTTGGGGTATTGCTCTGCCAGTGCTGATGGCAGGGAAACAAATCCGTGACCTGCTGCCAGATCCTCTTCATGGAGTCGTTGAACCTTGTAAATCTGCTCATTCAGACGATCGTACAGTTTTTCTGGCAAAGGCACCACGCGGTCTTTGTCACCTTTTCCGCCACGCACCAGAATCTGCCGGCGTTGAAAGTCGATGTCGTTCACCCGCAGCCGACAACATTCTAACACTCGCATGCCTGTACCATAAAGCAATTCTGCTGCCAGTTTCTGTTCGGGATGAATTCTGTCTATTAATCGCCTCACTTCGCCAATGCTAAGCACCACCGGCAGCTTCATTGTGCGTTGTGCCCGCAGTGCATGGATTGGGGACAATTCGATCTTCAGAACCTTCTGATAAAGAAACAGGATTGCCGAATATGCCTGATTCTGGGTACTGGCAGAAGCCTGCCGTTCCCCAGCCAGATTGCGGAGAAACGCTTCGATTTCTGCCACCCCCATTGTCGATGGGTGCTTCTTTTGATGGAATTTGATGAACTGGATAATCCAATCGATGTAGGCTTTCTCGGTGCGATGAGAATATTTTAATAGGCGACAGGTCTCCCGCACCCGATCAAGGAGTTTGGGCGGCTTTGCAACGGACATTTCCTCATCCCACGGCGAAAAATTCTGTAAATGATTGTAAAAATGACAATTTTTTGCTTGTGAGACTTCTGGCGATAGGCTAGCATGCAAACTGTCGTCTGTGTGGACGATGGTGGGTTAGAAAGAGTATAGCCCAGAAATAACAGAATTGCAAGCGAATTAGATGGCAAGTAAATCTATTGAATAATTCCTTGGCGAGTACTGGTCGTGTCGTTGACGTACTTCAAAGTCGCACCTGGTATTTGTCTTGCAAAAGTACTGTTAGTTATTTCCAAAGTTTTTCCCATACATGAGATTACAGATGAGCGACGAGTTGAAGCGACTTCGCACGGCACTAGCCGAGATCGCCAAAGTGGCTATTGCAGCGAGCACTGACGAGGATGAAGGTGACACAAACGACCCCACACAGGAAAAGCTCACATGCACACCCAAGTCAGTTCCCAAGAACATGCAAGTGAAGGCTGCGAGGCACGCAGTGGAGATCAACCCATTCAACCAACCTGAATTAGGTCCACTCCACATGGCTGCCCCGGAGTTGGAAGTGACGGAGATGTTTATCTCTGTCTTGACCACCAAATATTGGGGAGTAACCCCGCGTACTCTGACGGTCAGTTTCATGGAGACTACCCCGTCCGATCTGCGTCGGCGGATCATTAGCCACTTGAACGCCTGGACTCGAACCGGTTGTATCCGCTTTGCAGAGACCAGTGGCGTCGGCGAAGTTCGGATCTCTCGCGGCAACGGTGGGTACTACTCTTACCTTGGCACTGACATACTGCTGATCCCACGGAACCGTCAGACCATGAATCTGCAGGGGTTCACGATGAATACCCCCGAGTCAGAGTTCAAGCGAGTTATCCGGCACGAGGCTGGGCACACCCTTGGCTTTCCACATGAGCACATGCGTCGGGCGCTGGTAGCGAAGATTGACCCGGAGAAGGCGTACGCATACTTCCTCCGTACACAAGGCTGGTCAAGGACACAAGTCGATCAGCAGGTTCTTACTCCACTCAACGAGCGGTCGCTGATGGCCACCCCAGCAGATCAGACCTCCATCATGTGCTACCAGCTTCCCGGTTCGATCACCCGAGATGGAATGCCTATCCTTGGAGGGGTGGATATTAACAAGAGGGACTATGACTTCGTTGGTCAAATATATCCGAAGCCTGCGAGTGGTATCTTCGCTGACATGAGCGAAGATAGTACTGACGATTGGGAATCAGAGGAACTTGCGTAGTATCACCCGCAAATTAAGTAATGGAAAAATTATCTGATCTTCACTAACCTTGGGGAGCAGATTTTCCACAAACCTAATTCAGTGTTACATTTGGCTGGAAAAAAACTCTTGAAAGTTGAAATTAATGGGGCTTGCAGTTGAGCATGTACTAAATGTGATAGCCGCATGCACCCTAACCAGCGATTGGAGCACGAATCGAATACCCCGCTAGGTTCAATGATAGTGAAAATGGTGATGGCCATCGCAGGGACCTGTCGCAAGCTGCACAACCAACGATTCAAAAAGGAGTGACACTTAATGTCAACAAACGTTGAAACGGCTGAACCAGTATCGAATCCCTCTGTGCTACCTCCTTGGCAGATGCAAGTCGTCGGCCTTGCTGCGGTGCTGGTGGCGACAGTGCTCATCTTCTGGGCCGCTTCGTCACCTGCACACTTCGAGTTACCTATAGCCCAGTTTTTTGCGTGTGTTGGAATTGCCCTCTACTTGGCGATTTTTTTCTACGTATTCTGGCCGCAGCGTAAACTAGAAGCGAAAATCAAGCCTTTCTTTGCCACCAAGGAATTCCGCGTTGCTGGTCCGATAGTCCTTTTCTTCATGGCCCTCGGCATCATCTGGACCGTAATCCCAAAACCCGAACGCGTGTATGCCCAGATCTTTGCCCCCGACGAATTCGTTGGGTACAACATACTTACATCTGTCGAGCGTAAAGACAAGAAGCCCTTGACCTACCACTTGATCCAAAGCCGTGTAGACCCAATCAAGCTTGAAGGGATATATGTAGAATTCCCACCTGGGGAGAATACGATCGAAGCAGTTTTCACTCACCACAACAAACGCGTGACAACGTATTTCACGCGGGGAAACGGGCAATTCGGAACTGAAGGAGAAAAACCATGACACGTACTTGTTTGCATTTCGTGATCGTCATCGCCGTATTGGGCTTCAGCCTACAACCAAGTCGAAGCAGCGGAGCGGATAAGGAGTCGCAGGAACTCCGCATTCTTGCTGCGTCAGCCTTAGCGGACGCGAGAAAGGATTCGAAATTTGGGAATGACTTTAAAGATGTTGATGTTCGGAGGGCCTTTAAGAACGGCAATGTCGTCGCTGTGGTGCTGCAGATTAACTATCGTGGTGAAGAGATACGGCAGATCATTGTCTCCATAATCTACAACGAGAACACTAAGGTAAACCACCTAAAGACCCTCCCTGCGGACGACCCCGACGCGAAATTGATTAAGAAACTTCTTGGGCTGTAGGGTGGAAACTGCGGACGCCAAAAAATGCAATCTGCATGACAAACAAGAGTGAATGGATTTTTCTGCTCATCTTGGCTTGGTGTAGGCATGTTAGCTCTCCCCAGCCTACAACTGTGTGCAAGACTAAGAGTGACGGCCGCAGGCGGCATAAGTAAGCGATTGGAGCAGGAATCGCTTCGTATTCACTCCGCGACTCTGCTTAATCGCGGACCCGTTCTTCAACTTGAGAACTACTGAGCATGGCAAATCAGCTTTCAGAATTTGGTGAAACTGCTAAGGGGCTTTCTCGCAATCCTCTCGGGATCATCGCACTTTTTATTGTCCTCGTTTACGGGTTTGCCTGCTTGGTTGTAGGAGTTGGCAAGACCGAGCCCTGTGAGCGATCGCCACTCATTTGGTTCTTAGTAATATTTCCGGTGATGGTGCTCGGGGTATTCGCGTGGCTCGTAAGCCGCCATCACAAAAAACTGTATGCGCCAACTGACTACAAAGATGAGACGCACTTTGTTGCGACAATCAATCCTGATCTGAATCTGCTCCAAGTCGCAAAACGTCAACCTGAGATTCCTAATGTCGGGTTCGAGGCTACGTTATCTAGCGTTGAGAAGAATGTCGCGGACGTAAATCCGGATCGTGCCGAGGAACGGTCCGCGTTATACAATCAGTGCCGGGGCCTGTTTGTAACGCATGTCCTCTATCCTTCTAAGGATGCAACCATGGAATTTGACATCTTTATCTATTTGATACGGCACAAGTCAACTGATTTCGACGACATTGCCGAAGTGGACTTCTTCTTTGGGCATTATTGGGGCAACCGCATATTCAAGGCGACCAAGATTCGCGGGCTATTCGGTGTTAGGACTTCAGCATATGGAGCCTTCCTTTGCACTTGCCGTGTGAAAATGAAGGACGGCACAACTTTATCTCTCCATAGATACATTGACTTCGAGATGGGCCGGGCTGTCGCAGCCAAGACTGCCTAGCAGTTGCAGTGGACCTGGGCGGCGTCAAGTCTCTTGTGATTGAGTGTAACCGGTCATCCGGGCAGGTTGGGTAACGGATTCGACAAATTGGGCTGTAAAAAAATGGGTCTTTCTGTGATGAGAGGTTTTCCACCACCTAGTCAACACAGGAGACCCAATAATGATTATCTCAGATTCATCTTTCGCAATCAACCCCAACTTCCTGGCTGACCAACTCGATCAGCTCTTACCAGAAGTAAAGCGTGCTGTACGAGAACGCATATC is a genomic window containing:
- a CDS encoding integron integrase, with the translated sequence MSVAKPPKLLDRVRETCRLLKYSHRTEKAYIDWIIQFIKFHQKKHPSTMGVAEIEAFLRNLAGERQASASTQNQAYSAILFLYQKVLKIELSPIHALRAQRTMKLPVVLSIGEVRRLIDRIHPEQKLAAELLYGTGMRVLECCRLRVNDIDFQRRQILVRGGKGDKDRVVPLPEKLYDRLNEQIYKVQRLHEEDLAAGHGFVSLPSALAEQYPNAGGELKWQYLFPSPRISSDPQKPGVFGRHHIHETSLQKAVKLAVDSSTITKKVSCHTFRHSFATHLLEAGYDIQTVQELLGHSDISTTMIYTHVLQRGASGVQSPLDRL
- the carB gene encoding carbamoyl-phosphate synthase large subunit yields the protein MPKRTDIKKILLIGSGPIIIGQACEFDYSGTQACKALREEGFEVVLVNSNPATIMTDPEMADQTYIEPITWEVVAKIIEKERPDALLPTLGGQTALNTAMALHEHKILEKFGVEMIAAKPDVIDKAEDRDKFKVAMIKLGLDVPKSKVVTTLTDGLALIEEIGLPCVLRPSFTMGGTGGGIAYNREEFINLLSHGLELSPTTQVLVEESVIGWKEYELEVMRDKADNVVIICSIENLDPMGVHTGDSITVAPAQTLSDKEYQRMRDAAKAIIREIGVETGGSNIQFAINPANGRMIVIEMNPRVSRSSALASKATGFPIAKIAAKLAVGYTLDELRNDITRDTSACFEPTIDYVVTKIPRFNFDRFFGADERLTTQMKSVGETMAIGRNFRESFQKALRGLEVRRFGLGCDRFDLWTSAKPPTQEEIVAKLSTPNAERAWYIRYAYKAGMSLEDIQRRTFIDPWFLRQIQILVEVEEELSACGSLENADFDLLLKAKQNGFLDIQLANLFGCNDKEVRRKRIDLGIRAVYKLVDTCAAEFAARTPYYYSTYEAPALLVQPESNDANRAGKVLPPEDEMLPFDPQKERIIILGGGPNRIGQGIEFDYCCVQAVKALRQNGYEAIMVNSNPETVSTDYDISDHLFFEPLTVEDVLNICDRVQPKGVIVQFGGQTPLNLAKALENNGVKIIGTSVKSIDLAENREEFKQVIVDLGLKQPESGTTQDLQEALHIARSLGFPVLVRPSFVLGGQAMKIVDTVEEFNQFARDALEASGGKQLLIDKFLPSAVEVDVDCVRDHTGRTLIGGVMQHIEEAGIHSGDSACVIPPYSLPDSVIEVIKEQTLKLAEALSVIGLMNIQFAVSNPYSDNPEVYVLEANPRASRTVPFVSKACNVPLARLAALVMVGKTLDELGAPTEQVVPKYFSVKESVFPFNKFPGANILLGPEMRSTGEVMGIDDTFPMAFAKAQMAANSALPLEGVVFISVADRDKVEIIPIAREFFRLGYQLIATRGTANTLRQAGIDVEEIFKLQEGRPNLLDRMKNKQVDLIINTHSRRSMLADEQKIRTAAVANRVTCITTLSAAQAAAQACQALRSQLLTVTSLQQRALDA
- a CDS encoding pYEATS domain-containing protein, whose protein sequence is MANQLSEFGETAKGLSRNPLGIIALFIVLVYGFACLVVGVGKTEPCERSPLIWFLVIFPVMVLGVFAWLVSRHHKKLYAPTDYKDETHFVATINPDLNLLQVAKRQPEIPNVGFEATLSSVEKNVADVNPDRAEERSALYNQCRGLFVTHVLYPSKDATMEFDIFIYLIRHKSTDFDDIAEVDFFFGHYWGNRIFKATKIRGLFGVRTSAYGAFLCTCRVKMKDGTTLSLHRYIDFEMGRAVAAKTA
- a CDS encoding M12 family metallopeptidase gives rise to the protein MSDELKRLRTALAEIAKVAIAASTDEDEGDTNDPTQEKLTCTPKSVPKNMQVKAARHAVEINPFNQPELGPLHMAAPELEVTEMFISVLTTKYWGVTPRTLTVSFMETTPSDLRRRIISHLNAWTRTGCIRFAETSGVGEVRISRGNGGYYSYLGTDILLIPRNRQTMNLQGFTMNTPESEFKRVIRHEAGHTLGFPHEHMRRALVAKIDPEKAYAYFLRTQGWSRTQVDQQVLTPLNERSLMATPADQTSIMCYQLPGSITRDGMPILGGVDINKRDYDFVGQIYPKPASGIFADMSEDSTDDWESEELA